CCACTGGTTTTCAGAAAAATCATCCAGGTCCAGAATCTTTgcattttcagcatttctggatattTGATTCATGTCCAGTATTAGcagtatgatgttgagattcatTCTTTATACATTAAGGACAACCACGAGACATTTCTCGACATCAACCCGGAGCGTGGATCAAAAGCCAAGAAGGGGAAAGTGACTTCAAAGAAGACTGGCCAAGTTGTGCAAAAAAAGAACAGCCCACAGGCGTCCTCTCTTCTGAGAAAACTTACAGACTTTGAATGGAATTTTGTTTACACACTTCCACTATCCACTGTAATTGGAGTAAAAGGAAGCAAGGTTCCTGCATTGTTAATGATGTGCTGTTAACTGTTAATTGCAATACAAAAGTACAGCTGGCATTCCTACCAACTTGTTTATATAATGCGTTAACTGGTGGAGAGCACTTGATTGTTAATGTTCTGTTAATTGTTAACGGTTCTTTTAACtgttaagtgaatttatttcatACAGCTGACATTTCAGCCAAAATGTTTATACAAGGAAATTTTCTAGCCTTTGCatcagaaataaacattttaaattctaAGACTATTGTTTTCTATTTCCATTTAAGACTACTGatatgaaaataaaagtaaaaattttcatgttttaaggAAAATGATATTCTGTGTAGAAATAAaatttattgcaatatattaCACGTTGTAATGTTGTAAAATTAAGTGGCattacagtataatacagtacttaatacAGTCATAGTTCTGTAAAGATACAGTAATTTGCTGGCAACCCAGCTGCCAGAATGTAAATTGAGGGTGAAAAGATTTACagtacacactgtaaaaaaataaaagtacagcATGATACTGTATCTGGCAACTACAGtacaatactgtaaatattgtttACAGTTGTGgttctgtaaaaatacagaatgTGGCTGGCAACCCAGCTGCCAGTACGTATTATCCcgttaaaacaacatatttcgaTTTAACGACATATGATCTCGTTATTATGACATAAatgagtggaaaaaataaaatgtacgtggcagcaatacgccacagTATAATACAACTTAAATGATGGAGAAAAGTCATTTGAATGTAAGATCAAGGACGGTGGATGTAAGATACTGCAGATCACCCTTGTTTTCTAAAGAATTCACAATATTTGCGGTTATGTGAAATAATTGCGATgtgacgattatttaataattgtgacagccctaccaaCAAACACCTGATAACCCTAAACTAAACTAAGCCAAACGCTAACAAACATTCTAAATGCTAACTGAAACAGATCTGGGAAAAACCAACAAACACCACATTCTAAAATCTAATTTACACCAAGACAACAAACGGCAACATGCTAAAAGCTAATCACATGCTAATTAACGTTCTAAAAGCTATGAATGTATCCTATAGAAATGTGAGTGGGGGGGTTGTggcttatatactgtatgtagaaaaACTGTTACCAGTGGAGCACCTCAGTTACCTCTGGAGGCCGATTACATTCTTCAATCTAAGAGCTGGAGAGAATATTTTCCTTTGAATACGGTATAAACACTCTTGTACAGCTGTCATACACTGTGTTTTCAATTTTGTCTATTAGCAACCAAACATTTTACCTCATCGTTGTCTTGTGTGGCATCTTCCACAGGTGTCACCAAGCTTGTTTGTGctacatatgaaaacaaaaatatccACTTAATAAACAGACATGGttcttcatttaaatgtattttataaattgACGAATTGAAGTCTCTTTGTCCTAAATTTACTTACTGATTAGTTATTCTTTATTCCATATTACCAAATAGTGGTAGCTGAAGTGTTAATATAGAACTACAGATTTATAATTGTAAAAATTAACTACAGCTTGTATAACTACATTTTTAAGAGAATGAAATGCACACTATACCTCGCCATAAAGCCAGCGGTGTGGTTGAAGTGAACGGAGCTCTTTGTGATGAATAGTAATCATTTGTCCTACAGGTTGGGTAGAAACCACAGAAACCACAACCTCTGTGGTTTTTCTTTTCCACCAGGAGGTGAGCTGCATGCCATAAATTTCAACCAAATATGACACATTGTTAAACATCAATTTGAATGTGtttcagtttgttttctttttttttaaaccaatatATTCTTTCTTTTGAATGTTCATACAAATAATAACCTTTAAAAGTGACTATTTTGAACTTTTGATACTATAAAGCTTTCTTACTTGATGCTGTGTGGTTACTGATGTCTTGGATGGTTCCTGAACTACTGCCTTTCCGTTTCTTCTTGGTCCCCCTGCAGGGATGAACTAGGCTGTAGTGAAGACTTGTGTTTCCCAGTGGGACCCGTAGGCACTGAGGAGTCAACCTATCAACAGTGTGTTTGAAAAACAATCAAATTCTTAAGGATCCTCATGTAACACTGCTTCCATTTGTCTTTAAATGTcctgttttaaatatgtttaaaaaaaacatgtaaaagacTCCAATGGTTTGTAGATGTTTTAGTTGtaaattacattcatttttttattaagtaacacatattaacataatattaagtaaagatttgtgtagtgtttgaaataacagaaaataaagtGATGAAAAGGGGGTTTTGCTGTTATATATCTATGAGTAGTAAACTATTTCGGATTGGCTGAAATTTCCTTGGCTGCAGTAGAGCTAAAAGTGTTAAGCTTAATATTATTACTGTTAATTCTGTAGAAGGCACGACagctttacatttacagtatacctTATTTTTGGAGGTCTTGAAAGGAAATGGCTTCCGGAGTGGTGTGACATATCTCCCCTCTTTTTCTGCTGGCATTCCTTCCACTTTTCTTGGTCCACTCTGTATGTCTGCACAAAGTAAGGTATTGATGGAAGTAGTCATTGAGAATTGAAATAACTTTGTATAACTGTTTTAGATATCAATACATACAATGGGATGacatacaaaatgtaattttcttcATATATACTTTTACTTAAAAACTGTTACCCATCACAAATTCAATGACACCTTTATTAAAGTATTCAAACTTTTCTTTTGAAAACTCTTTTGGAGTCTTCATACTCCTTCAGGAGAGCAGTGTGACTCAACGGATAGCGGGCCACAAAGTCATCAAGCCTAGTGAGCCGGCCAGAGGAAAATCGAATGTGCTTTAAATCCCACTGGCTCTTTTCCATGATTCCCTGGGTTTTGTTGTCCTCTGTTCTGTTCTGAAAAAGGTACAAAAAACAGGTGAATTTGTAACATAATTTAGctgtttatattataattactTGTCTTGTCAGCTTTCTCAGGGAATTCTATCTCTTAGAGCGCAGCTTGTATTGTGGTCCCGTCCCATGTCGTCCAAGGTAACCTTtgaacaaaatgaaataaagccaTGCGTTTAATTTTCTGAAAACAAACCAAGATTTTTCTATCTAAAATGGGTTGATTAATTCTGGCAAACCTAGCATTATCCCGCTCCACAATCCAGCATATGGCAGAAGGTATTTATTGAGGTGATTGGTAAGACCCCCGCAGTAATACACCTTTTGCGCTCCGTGCTTGTCGAGTGGAGCCTGGGAAATAATTCCCTCGTAAGGTGTAGTAAATTTGTTGGTTCCTGTAATGTCCTAAATGTAATGCAACAATGTGTTAATATTCAGGTGCGTTTCTACATTGTAGGAGTTCATGCATGTCAACCCCGAGGCCTTTGCAGCTAAGTTGGATGGTCGCACTCCAGGGTTGTGGAGGAAAGAAAAACGCTAAAATGCCAGAAATGAGGTGGTTTTATTTACAAGTGCCAGTAGAATCCCAATGTGCAGCAGGTGTATTTACAAGTCCATATACAAAGTGcaaaataactataaaaaaaaagaaaaatatttataagtTGGCTAAACCCTCTCGCTATCTCATCTCACATTGGCACACTGTCTCACTATACGCGCTTAACTCACTCAACGAGTTCTGACTCTTTCCTGCAGCAGCAGCAAACTTTTAAATAGCTCTAGCCCCTCCCATGGGCTAAACCATCGTGTCAGGTAAACCAGTTAGCAAAATAAGCATAAAATACTTCACATTGCCATATATAGAAATGCTTAAATCCAGCTTAAGACAGAGTCTATATCAAAATAAGAGTCTGTCGTCACAGGATCTCCGTGACAATGCACAATTCAATAGAAGACATCAGCCTTCGTAAACAATAACCAagaaaaaatgactgaaaaaagTTTCTGCTTTGACCTTTTTGACAATGCCCATGTCCCTGGGCAGGAATAAACTCCAGTAATACACAAGTCCTGTCGGATATGTACTTGGTGCCATTTGTTGTTgatgttgtgtatttttgtcaatgatttatttttttgatgaGTAGTTACTTTTGTTTGTGAGCACACGTACATCACACAACGCACATAAAAGAACCACATCAATGATACAAGAAATAAACCGTTATTAAAAATACTGCTAAAAAATGACCATTGTCAgggttttgtctttgttttcattttgttcacTGTCTGTTCATCTACAGTTGACCCAGCTTTCCCATGTGTTTCATCTCATTCACCCGTTTGTCCCCTCAGTTACGGATGAATTAGTATCATTGCGCGTGTATAGTTAATTAGCACCCTTGTTTTCCATGTGTACAGTTTCTGTCTGTTCTTGGTCAAGCtttgtttaacgtcatgtgtgATTGTGCTATTGTTCTCCTCCGTGAATCCcgtttattgttttgattgttatattAAAAGTTTCCTGAATAGATCTCCTTTGTTGTGTGCTTTAAGACAGCTCATGACAACCAGACTGCTAGAAGTGTTTGAGGCTGCAGATGCGGTGGACCTTATATTTCTTATACATTTCTATCTTGTTATATTAAATGATGCTGTGTTGTGGTCTTCGAGTGGCAAGTaattcattgtattttttatgtaaatgtagtatGGCTTACCAGACAACACACACTACAGTTACTTTCTGTACAGACAAAAGGCCTTGTTGTTCAGATGCTGTCCTACTGTTGTTGTACTTACATGTAATGCAATTGTTCCATAcatgtgttttgtaaaatagaagttatttcaaatatttattgTCGTAACGTACTTGAAGCtaaatactctctctctctctaaggaATTTATCCAAGTACATTTTCACTCAAACAAGTTCACTTCATTACCGTttctttacagtacatttacttgataaTAACAGTATTCCTTCACATCTTTGTGAAAGTAAAACCATACACGTTCCGATGTAAACCTAGTTTTGACATTTACCTTCAAGCCCTCAGCATCACTTTTTGACTTGGTAGTCACATCCCATGTAGTCCCTGTTCTCTGCCACCAGACTGCGGGTTTTTAAAGTGTTTCTCAACACTGGCCCCACAGGATGGACTTGAGAACACAACAGCAGCACTTTGAACCATGTCATCAAGTTCTTTTAAAGTGCTTGCTGTTGTGAGGGAACCAAACACATGCGTGGCCAGATGGTAGTGTTTTGGCACACTGTGAAACGTAACGGAATAATTAGGTTCAAGAATATAACTATGATCTTCAAAGTAATATGCAAGCGTAACATGATGACTTCAAATAAAATTGTACAATTTACACTAACGGTCAACAGGATTTGCAGGGTaagattttttaatgtttttaaaagaagtGTCTTTTGATCACCAAGGGTTCATTTAtttgatccaaaacacagagaagaaaaacagtaatattgtgaaatattattacagtttaaaataacttttatatttgaatatattttaaagtgaaatgtatttctgtgatgGCAAAGCTGTATTTTCAGCATCATTACTCTAGTcttcagtgtcacatgatcctTCAGAATGATGATAAAGTTAACACAAAGATACCCGCTAGTAATGACTAAAGTATAACCAAATCCTTCAGAAGGAGTTTACAAAAACCTCAAAAACTATTTTAGTCAGAGTTTTCATgcttttcactttaaaatactgtTCCAAATAATTAGTAATTCTCTCGGAGGGATTTGGTAATATTTTAGTCATTACTAGTTGGTTACCATGATCCTcattttataattaattatacaTTAAGCATTATACGTCCCtcctgaataataaaaaaatggcaTGAAGTTAGACAGACCTCACAGAAATAACATATATGGATACCTAAATGGTTGAATGGTGCTACGTAATTGATGTTACATGCATTTGGCTAATGGTGTGTGGCAAACAATATAATTGTTTGCCACACAACATTAGCCAAATGTCATTGGCGTAAGTATTAACCTTACTTAAATGTCCAAAAAAATCCAGCTGTGTAAAGCAAATGGGGGTAATAAATTTAATATAAGATGCAGTTACCATTGCACGCTCTTCGACATCTTTTCCGTCCTCAGTTGGTGCAAGCTACGATTTTCGTTGTTTACCAAGAAACACAAATTTGTTGTGTACTTTAtcataaatgaacaaaagcTCACCACAGCACTAGCATTTCCAAAGCAATGTCTTCTTTTGAATTTGATATTaaaggaaataaaaagaaaggaCATTTACCTCCACGTTGTCTTGTGTGGCATCTTCCACAAGTGACACCAAGCTTGTTTGTGctacatatgaaaacaaaaatattcactTAATAAACGGGCATCGTTCGTCgttttaatgtattatacaTTGATGAATCGAAGTGCATACATGGCAGAAATGACATTAGCCACAAATAACGTTagagaaacatgttttttaccTGTGACAAACACCTCGGATTCACTAGAAACGCTCGAGGAGTCGATCTCAGGAGACGCTTCAGGTTTACACTCCTTGCACGAGCAGTCGATGACCACCGGCATGCAAAAGAAGTCCTTGAGCACTTTTCCCAGCCGAGGGCGTCGAGCTTTCGCCATTTCCAC
This genomic window from Triplophysa rosa linkage group LG18, Trosa_1v2, whole genome shotgun sequence contains:
- the LOC130569016 gene encoding uncharacterized protein LOC130569016 isoform X1, with product MAKARRPRLGKVLKDFFCMPVVIDCSCKECKPEASPEIDSSSVSSESEVFVTAQTSLVSLVEDATQDNVELAPTEDGKDVEERAMNRTEDNKTQGIMEKSQWDLKHIRFSSGRLTRLDDFVARYPLSHTALLKEYEDSKRVFKRKTYRVDQEKWKECQQKKRGDMSHHSGSHFLSRPPKIRLTPQCLRVPLGNTSLHYSLVHPCRGTKKKRKGSSSGTIQDISNHTASTHLLVEKKNHRGCGFCGFYPTCRTNDYYSSQRAPFTSTTPLALWRAQTSLVTPVEDATQDNDELLD
- the LOC130569016 gene encoding uncharacterized protein LOC130569016 isoform X2, with protein sequence MAKARRPRLGKVLKDFFCMPVVIDCSCKECKPEASPEIDSSSVSSESEVFVTAQTSLVSLVEDATQDNVENRTEDNKTQGIMEKSQWDLKHIRFSSGRLTRLDDFVARYPLSHTALLKEYEDSKRVFKRKTYRVDQEKWKECQQKKRGDMSHHSGSHFLSRPPKIRLTPQCLRVPLGNTSLHYSLVHPCRGTKKKRKGSSSGTIQDISNHTASTHLLVEKKNHRGCGFCGFYPTCRTNDYYSSQRAPFTSTTPLALWRAQTSLVTPVEDATQDNDELLD